One window of Acropora palmata chromosome 1, jaAcrPala1.3, whole genome shotgun sequence genomic DNA carries:
- the LOC141859541 gene encoding ubiquitin-associated domain-containing protein 1-like has protein sequence MREFELQNLKSLRSVPLVCVKITSSTGKESILTVCLRDTVKALKDKALGGEYSKESAFYKLILAKSNRELSDEKTLEEENVEENDEVILIKKRRNTAFGIAEKDCKKGSHQVPDLKVVKKLTAKLDVGKSRESSASLSPLTLDFNTELRRILISLIDSSILLQSVGDDKETDNAGQEEDFSLSVDPAILKQLTEMGFREARAKKALVLNRMSPVLAMEWLFQHESDPDIDEPLVLGARGGRTQRRRKEFEPNPRAVSNLKEMGFQEDEIVMALKATVNNQEAACEWLLGDRQSSIGDVNQGLDQSSPLYQAIMENPLVQLSLNNKRVLGAFEDMLENPSSSTYYINDPETGPVLLQVSRIVQGFAR, from the exons ATGAGGGAATTTGAACTTCAAAACCTGAAATCCCTCAGATCTGTCCCTCTAGTCTGTGTAAAAATTACCAGCTCAACAggaaaagaaagcattttgacGGTTTGTTTGAGAGATACTGTTAAGGCTTTGAAGGATAAGGCACTTGGTGGTGAATATTCGAAGGAATCTGCCTTTTATAAACTCATTCTCGCGAAATCAAATCGTGAGCTCAGCGACGAAAAAACCTTGGAGGAAGAGAACGTTGAAGAAAATG ATGAAGTGATCCTCATTAAAAAGCGTCGTAACACGGCTTTCGGCATTGCTGAAAAA GATTGTAAAAAAGGCAGTCATCAAGTTCCTGATCTCAAAGTTGTCAAGAAACTCACTGCAAAGCTTGATGTAGGGAAATCTAGGGAATCTTCAGCAAGTCTTTCTCCACTGACTCTGGAT tttaatACAGAATTGAGGAGAATTCTTATTTCACTCATTGATTCCTCTATCCTGCTGCAATCTGTGGGTGACGATAAAGAAACTGACAATGCAG GCCAGGAAGAGGACTTCTCTCTGAGTGTTGACCCT gCTATTCTTAAACAGTTAACAGAAATGGGTTTCAGAGAAGCAAGAGCCAAGAAAGCTTTGGTTTTAAACAg AATGTCTCCAGTGTTGGCTATGGAATGGCTCTTTCAACACGAAAGTGATCCCGACATTGATGAACCATTGGTGCTAGGAGCAAGAGGTGGTAGAActcaaagaagaagaaaggagTTTGAACCCAACCCCAGG GCTGTCAgtaacttgaaagaaatgggTTTTCAAGAAGATGAAATTGTTATGGCCCTTAAAGCAACTGTAAACAATCAAGAAGCAGCC TGTGAGTGGTTATTGGGTGACAGGCAAAGCAGCATTGGCGACGTAAATCAAGGACTGGATCAgtcaag CCCGCTGTACCAAGCAATTATGGAAAACCCACTTGTGCAACTCAGCTTAAACAACAAGCGAGTTTTAGGAG cATTTGAAGATATGCTTGAAAATCCTTCCTCTAGCACCTATTACATAAACGACCCAGAAACTGGACCAGTGTTACTTCAAGTCTCACGAATCGTTCAAGGATTTGCTAGATGA